A genomic region of Methylobacterium durans contains the following coding sequences:
- the mtaB gene encoding tRNA (N(6)-L-threonylcarbamoyladenosine(37)-C(2))-methylthiotransferase MtaB, whose protein sequence is MDVETLTFGCRLNIVESEVMRQAARPEAGARSRVVVNTCAVTAEAGRQARKAIRRVARERPDAEIVVTGCGAEVETDLYAAMPEVARLVGNSDKLAPRAWREPTPPGAVMEARALAPTAITGVAGHTRAFVPVQNGCDHACTFCVIPFGRGRSRSVPEAAVVEQVARIVEHGGREVVLTGVDLTAYGRDLAQGGGLGRLVRAILSGVPGLARLRLSSIDSIEADADLVAALAEEARLMPHLHLSLQAGDDLVLKRMKRRHARADAIRFCETIRRLRPGAVFGADLIAGFPTETEAQFARTLDLVEACGLTHLHVFPFSPRPGTPAARMPPVDPGLVRERAARLRDVGAAALRRHLDAEVGESRLVLAERGGTGRTEAFTPVRLTAEPGEIRAVRIAGHDGRTLIAG, encoded by the coding sequence ATGGACGTCGAGACCCTCACCTTCGGCTGCCGCCTCAACATCGTCGAGTCCGAGGTGATGCGGCAGGCGGCCCGCCCCGAGGCGGGGGCGCGATCGCGCGTCGTCGTCAATACCTGCGCGGTGACGGCGGAGGCCGGCCGGCAGGCGCGCAAGGCGATCCGCCGGGTCGCCCGCGAACGGCCGGACGCCGAGATCGTGGTGACGGGCTGCGGCGCCGAGGTCGAGACCGATCTCTACGCCGCCATGCCGGAGGTCGCCCGCCTCGTCGGCAACAGCGACAAGCTCGCACCCCGCGCGTGGCGGGAACCGACCCCGCCCGGCGCCGTCATGGAGGCGCGGGCGCTCGCGCCCACGGCCATCACCGGCGTCGCCGGGCACACCCGCGCCTTCGTGCCGGTGCAGAACGGCTGCGACCATGCCTGCACCTTCTGCGTCATCCCGTTCGGGCGGGGTCGCTCGCGCTCGGTGCCGGAAGCGGCGGTCGTCGAGCAGGTCGCCCGCATCGTGGAGCATGGCGGGCGGGAGGTGGTGCTGACCGGCGTCGATCTCACTGCCTACGGCCGCGACCTGGCTCAGGGCGGGGGGCTCGGCCGACTCGTGCGGGCGATCCTGTCCGGCGTGCCGGGCCTCGCCCGGCTGCGGCTCTCCTCGATCGACTCGATCGAGGCCGACGCGGATCTCGTCGCCGCGCTCGCCGAGGAGGCGCGGCTGATGCCGCATCTCCACCTCTCGCTCCAGGCGGGCGACGACCTCGTCCTCAAGCGCATGAAGCGCCGCCATGCCCGCGCCGACGCGATCCGCTTCTGTGAGACCATCCGCCGGCTTCGTCCCGGCGCGGTGTTCGGGGCGGACCTGATCGCGGGCTTCCCGACCGAGACCGAGGCGCAGTTTGCCCGGACCCTCGATCTCGTGGAGGCGTGCGGCCTCACGCACCTGCACGTCTTCCCCTTCTCGCCCCGCCCCGGAACGCCCGCAGCCCGGATGCCGCCGGTCGATCCCGGCCTCGTGCGCGAGCGTGCCGCGCGATTGCGGGACGTGGGCGCGGCGGCGTTGCGGCGCCACCTCGACGCGGAGGTCGGCGAAAGCCGCCTCGTTCTGGCCGAGCGCGGCGGCACCGGCCGCACGGAGGCGTTCACTCCCGTTCGGCTGACGGCCGAGCCCGGCGAGATCCGCGCGGTGCGGATCGCGGGACACGACGGGCGCACGCTCATCGCGGGCTGA
- a CDS encoding DsbE family thiol:disulfide interchange protein, whose translation MSEPQNSASEPVRRSLLLIIPLVAFVVLAGLFFLRLRSGVDPAAIPSALIGKPVPAFELPGVPGLEAEGRPVPGLSSADLKGGVTLVNFWASWCAPCQVEHPMLMRLAREPGLRLVGIDYKDAPENGRRFLARNGVPFSAVGLDASGRVGIDFGVYGVPETFIVGPDGIIRDKLVGIVTPENLNAVLAKIRAAAGPGGQAAAR comes from the coding sequence GTGAGCGAGCCGCAGAATTCCGCCTCGGAGCCGGTGCGCCGCTCGCTCCTCCTGATCATCCCGCTGGTCGCCTTCGTGGTGCTGGCCGGCCTGTTCTTCCTCCGCCTGCGCTCCGGGGTCGACCCGGCCGCGATCCCCTCCGCGCTGATCGGCAAGCCGGTGCCGGCCTTCGAGCTCCCGGGCGTGCCGGGCCTGGAGGCCGAGGGCCGGCCAGTGCCCGGCCTCTCCAGCGCCGACCTCAAGGGCGGCGTGACACTCGTGAATTTCTGGGCCTCGTGGTGCGCGCCCTGCCAGGTCGAGCATCCGATGCTGATGCGCCTCGCCCGGGAGCCCGGCCTGCGCCTCGTGGGCATCGACTACAAGGACGCGCCCGAGAACGGCCGCCGCTTCCTTGCCCGCAACGGGGTGCCCTTCTCGGCGGTCGGGCTCGATGCGAGCGGCCGGGTCGGCATCGATTTCGGCGTCTACGGCGTGCCCGAGACCTTCATCGTCGGGCCGGACGGGATCATCCGCGACAAGCTCGTCGGCATCGTCACGCCCGAGAACCTGAACGCCGTCCTGGCCAAGATCCGGGCGGCGGCCGGGCCCGGCGGCCAGGCCGCAGCGCGCTGA
- a CDS encoding RluA family pseudouridine synthase, whose protein sequence is MILPDIGARLLYRDALLLVIDKPAGLPVHPGPKGGETLTDHLDALRFGLPRRPEVVHRLDRDTSGCLALGRHAKALTRLNRLFATAMAEKVYWALVEGGPEAESTSIDLPLARRSDDPRSWWMKADPAGEPALTHVRVLGRTPDRARSWLELRPVTGRTHQLRVHCAASGFPIVGDAIYGSAPRTGFPGLQLHARALTLPLYPKKEPVHAEAPVPEHMRAGLAECGWRA, encoded by the coding sequence ATGATCCTGCCTGACATAGGCGCCCGCCTCCTCTACCGCGATGCCCTGCTGCTCGTCATCGACAAGCCGGCGGGCCTGCCGGTGCATCCGGGCCCGAAGGGCGGCGAGACCCTGACCGACCATCTCGACGCCCTCCGCTTCGGCTTGCCGCGGCGCCCCGAGGTGGTGCACCGGCTCGACCGCGACACCTCGGGATGCCTCGCGCTCGGGCGCCACGCCAAGGCGCTGACCCGCCTCAACCGCCTGTTCGCGACCGCGATGGCCGAGAAGGTCTACTGGGCGCTCGTCGAGGGCGGTCCCGAGGCGGAATCGACGAGCATCGACCTTCCCCTCGCCCGCCGCTCGGACGACCCGCGCAGCTGGTGGATGAAGGCCGACCCGGCCGGCGAGCCGGCGCTGACCCATGTCCGCGTGCTCGGGCGCACGCCGGACCGAGCGCGGAGCTGGCTGGAATTGCGGCCGGTCACCGGGCGCACGCATCAACTGCGCGTCCATTGCGCCGCGTCGGGATTCCCGATCGTCGGGGACGCGATCTACGGCAGCGCTCCGCGGACCGGGTTCCCCGGGCTCCAGCTCCACGCGCGCGCCCTCACCTTGCCGCTCTATCCGAAGAAGGAGCCGGTGCACGCCGAGGCTCCCGTGCCGGAGCATATGCGGGCGGGGCTCGCGGAATGCGGCTGGCGAGCCTGA
- the dapF gene encoding diaminopimelate epimerase, whose amino-acid sequence MSALSNRRFLKMHGAGNAIVVLDLRGTDIRVRPEEARAIAGDPHSAFDQLMVMHDPATPGTDAFLRIYNTDGSESGACGNGTRCVAFAMFDDPAMARPAESGRLTLETKAGLVEVRRVADRSFTVDMGQPRLAWDEIPLRDPFPDTRRIELQIGPIDDPILHSPAALSMGNPHAIFFVERDPDTYDLARIGPMLENHPIFPERANISVAQVTGREAIKLRVWERGAGLTLACGTAACATVVAASRLRMIGRGATVSLPGGDLVIEWRADDHVLMTGPVFLEGEGSFAPELFGPAS is encoded by the coding sequence ATGAGCGCGCTCAGCAACCGAAGATTCCTGAAGATGCACGGCGCGGGCAACGCGATCGTGGTCCTCGACCTGCGCGGCACGGACATCCGCGTCCGGCCAGAGGAGGCGCGGGCGATCGCGGGCGATCCGCACTCGGCCTTCGACCAGCTCATGGTGATGCACGATCCCGCAACCCCGGGCACCGATGCCTTCCTGCGGATCTACAACACGGACGGCTCGGAATCGGGCGCCTGCGGCAACGGCACCCGCTGCGTCGCCTTCGCCATGTTCGACGATCCCGCCATGGCACGGCCCGCCGAGAGCGGCCGGCTGACGCTGGAGACGAAGGCCGGCCTCGTCGAGGTGCGGCGGGTGGCCGACCGGTCCTTCACCGTCGACATGGGCCAGCCGCGGCTCGCCTGGGACGAGATCCCCCTGCGCGACCCCTTCCCCGACACCCGCCGCATCGAGCTGCAGATCGGCCCGATCGACGATCCGATCCTGCACTCCCCCGCCGCGCTCAGCATGGGCAACCCGCACGCGATCTTCTTCGTCGAGCGCGACCCCGACACCTACGATCTCGCCCGGATCGGGCCGATGCTGGAGAACCACCCGATCTTCCCCGAGCGGGCGAACATCTCGGTGGCACAGGTGACGGGACGCGAGGCGATCAAGCTCCGGGTCTGGGAGCGCGGCGCCGGGCTGACGCTCGCCTGCGGCACCGCCGCCTGTGCCACGGTGGTAGCGGCCTCGCGCCTGCGCATGATCGGGCGGGGCGCCACCGTGAGCTTGCCCGGGGGCGACCTCGTGATCGAGTGGCGCGCCGACGACCACGTCCTGATGACGGGTCCGGTCTTCCTCGAGGGGGAGGGCAGCTTCGCGCCGGAGCTGTTCGGGCCGGCATCCTGA
- the ccmD gene encoding heme exporter protein CcmD, translating into MLGLGPHADFILGAYAFSGLVMAGLVLNAIRDRRAQERALADLQRRDRP; encoded by the coding sequence ATGCTCGGTCTCGGACCCCATGCCGACTTCATCCTCGGCGCCTACGCCTTCAGCGGCCTCGTGATGGCCGGCCTCGTCCTCAACGCGATCCGGGACCGCCGGGCGCAGGAGCGCGCGCTCGCCGATCTGCAGCGCCGGGATCGCCCGTGA
- a CDS encoding septation protein A, producing MQIESVPPQRHLAPLPKLALELGPLVLFFLGNAYAERFGVAADQKLFAATGLFIAATVIALTIHYALVRRLPIMPLVSGVVVVVFGGLTLVLQDKTFIMVKPTIVNTLFGLVLLGGLVFGKSLLSVVLDSVFALTDEGWRKLTFRWGLFFLALAALNEVVWRTQTEDFWVSFKVFGIMPLTILFALAQTPLLSRYERKDGRAEDPAEAA from the coding sequence ATGCAGATCGAATCCGTCCCCCCGCAGCGCCACCTCGCGCCTCTGCCGAAGCTCGCGCTCGAACTCGGGCCGCTGGTGCTGTTCTTCCTCGGCAACGCCTACGCGGAGCGCTTCGGCGTGGCGGCCGACCAGAAGCTGTTCGCGGCGACCGGCCTGTTCATCGCGGCGACCGTGATCGCGCTCACCATCCACTACGCGCTGGTGCGGCGCCTGCCGATCATGCCGCTCGTCTCGGGCGTCGTGGTGGTGGTGTTCGGCGGGCTGACCCTGGTGCTCCAGGACAAGACCTTCATCATGGTCAAGCCCACCATCGTGAACACGCTCTTCGGCCTCGTGCTGCTCGGCGGCCTCGTCTTCGGCAAGTCGCTGCTCTCGGTTGTGCTCGACAGCGTGTTCGCGCTCACCGACGAGGGCTGGCGCAAGCTCACCTTCCGCTGGGGCCTGTTCTTCCTGGCGCTGGCGGCGCTGAACGAGGTGGTCTGGCGCACGCAGACGGAGGATTTCTGGGTGAGCTTCAAGGTCTTCGGCATCATGCCGCTGACGATCCTGTTCGCGCTGGCCCAGACGCCGCTGCTCAGCCGTTACGAGCGCAAGGACGGCCGCGCCGAGGATCCGGCCGAGGCCGCCTGA
- the ftsY gene encoding signal recognition particle-docking protein FtsY gives MSQDEKPGWFGRLFGRKGTPAAEETPVPAPDSPASPSEGEPDFATGADDVKHVPLPPSEPSPEDADRNAVPDEIEGADLQPIEGETERPPAGTAGDAPARGAEPADTTAQAFEPEPAEPASSALQLGTAPPDPDIQPVDTAAALATDAAKDFDLAEPAETRGWWGRLTAGMKRTSTSLSDRVTGLFTKRKLDATTLEDLEDALIQADFGVETATRVSEAVGKGRYEKGISPDEVRAILAAEVERALDPVAEPLRIEADRKPFVILMVGVNGAGKTTTIGKLASKLKAEGRSVMLAAGDTFRAAAVEQLKVWGERTGTPVVTRAQGADAAGLAFDALQDAKRQGTDVLLIDTAGRLQNKAGLMAELEKIVRVMRKLDAEAPHATLLVLDATVGQNALSQVELFSQAAPVSGLVMTKLDGTARGGILIALAAKFGLPVHFIGVGEGVEDLEPFTARDFARAIAGLEKA, from the coding sequence ATGAGTCAAGACGAGAAGCCGGGCTGGTTCGGCCGCCTGTTCGGGCGCAAAGGCACGCCGGCCGCCGAGGAAACGCCGGTCCCGGCCCCGGATTCCCCGGCCTCGCCATCGGAGGGCGAGCCCGATTTCGCGACGGGCGCCGACGACGTCAAGCACGTGCCGCTGCCGCCCTCCGAGCCCTCTCCGGAGGACGCGGACAGGAATGCGGTCCCCGACGAGATCGAGGGCGCGGACCTTCAGCCGATCGAGGGCGAGACCGAGCGCCCGCCCGCCGGCACGGCCGGCGACGCGCCCGCGCGCGGGGCGGAACCGGCGGACACGACCGCGCAGGCCTTCGAACCGGAGCCCGCCGAGCCCGCGTCCTCCGCCCTGCAACTCGGCACGGCGCCCCCCGATCCGGACATCCAGCCCGTCGACACGGCGGCCGCGCTCGCGACCGACGCGGCCAAGGATTTCGACCTCGCCGAGCCGGCGGAGACGCGCGGCTGGTGGGGCCGCCTCACCGCGGGCATGAAGCGGACCTCGACCTCCCTGTCGGACCGGGTGACGGGCCTCTTCACCAAGCGCAAGCTCGACGCGACGACGCTGGAAGACCTGGAGGATGCCCTGATCCAGGCCGATTTCGGCGTCGAGACCGCAACACGGGTCTCCGAGGCCGTCGGCAAGGGCCGCTACGAGAAGGGCATCTCGCCGGATGAGGTGCGGGCGATCCTCGCCGCCGAGGTGGAGCGGGCGCTCGACCCCGTCGCCGAGCCCCTGCGGATCGAGGCGGACAGGAAGCCCTTCGTTATCCTGATGGTCGGGGTGAACGGGGCCGGCAAGACCACGACGATCGGCAAGCTCGCCTCGAAGCTGAAGGCGGAAGGGCGCAGCGTGATGCTGGCAGCCGGCGACACCTTCCGCGCCGCTGCGGTGGAGCAGCTGAAGGTCTGGGGCGAGCGGACCGGCACGCCCGTCGTCACGCGGGCGCAGGGCGCGGACGCGGCGGGCCTCGCCTTCGACGCCCTGCAGGATGCCAAGCGCCAGGGCACCGACGTGCTCCTCATCGACACGGCCGGCCGCCTGCAGAACAAGGCCGGCCTGATGGCGGAACTGGAGAAGATCGTGCGCGTGATGCGCAAGCTCGACGCCGAGGCGCCCCACGCGACCCTCCTCGTCCTCGACGCCACGGTCGGCCAGAACGCGCTCAGCCAGGTCGAGCTGTTCTCGCAGGCGGCCCCCGTCAGCGGCCTCGTCATGACGAAGCTCGACGGTACGGCCCGCGGCGGCATCCTGATCGCGCTCGCGGCGAAGTTCGGCCTGCCGGTCCACTTCATCGGCGTCGGCGAGGGCGTGGAGGATCTGGAGCCCTTCACGGCGCGGGACTTCGCGCGGGCCATCGCGGGGCTGGAGAAGGCTTAG
- a CDS encoding GyrI-like domain-containing protein, which yields MTRLRSLLSAGLLALASGSGFAQEAAPPPASNAPPPAVTNPLSTTTVPDTGKPDPNRTTAPQPEKALAPPAGAPAPAAAPSPRKALVETPGDANDVDEVSLPPKPAAILSGKAKWEEAVPSLKAAFARIEAELSKSGVVPTGRPIAVFAKTDDDGFQYEAMVPVAEIPAAKGAEKRADGEGIRFGTTPSGKALRFPHKGSYDEIDGTYETLTAYLDAKDIVVQDRFIEEYVTDLNDRADEKLDVNIYALVK from the coding sequence GTGACCCGCCTTCGTTCCCTTCTGTCCGCCGGTCTCCTCGCCCTCGCGTCCGGTTCCGGGTTCGCGCAGGAGGCCGCGCCGCCGCCGGCCTCAAACGCGCCCCCGCCCGCGGTGACGAATCCGCTGTCGACCACGACCGTGCCCGACACCGGCAAGCCCGACCCGAACCGGACCACCGCGCCGCAGCCCGAGAAGGCCCTGGCCCCACCGGCCGGCGCGCCCGCTCCCGCCGCCGCGCCCTCACCCCGCAAGGCGCTCGTCGAGACGCCCGGTGACGCCAACGACGTGGATGAGGTCTCGCTGCCGCCGAAGCCCGCCGCGATCCTGTCCGGCAAGGCGAAGTGGGAGGAGGCCGTGCCGAGTCTCAAGGCCGCTTTCGCGCGGATCGAGGCGGAGCTGTCGAAGTCCGGCGTCGTGCCGACGGGCCGTCCGATCGCCGTCTTCGCCAAGACCGACGACGACGGCTTCCAGTACGAGGCGATGGTGCCGGTGGCCGAGATCCCGGCGGCCAAGGGCGCCGAGAAGCGGGCGGACGGCGAGGGCATCCGCTTCGGCACCACGCCGAGCGGCAAGGCCCTGCGTTTCCCGCACAAGGGATCCTACGACGAGATCGACGGCACCTACGAGACGCTGACCGCCTATCTCGACGCGAAGGACATCGTGGTGCAGGACCGCTTCATCGAGGAATACGTCACCGACCTGAACGACCGCGCCGACGAGAAGCTCGACGTGAACATCTACGCGCTGGTGAAGTGA